One window from the genome of Acaryochloris thomasi RCC1774 encodes:
- a CDS encoding efflux RND transporter permease subunit: MLVNFFIKRPVFTTVCALIILLMGLVCIPTLPVAQYPDISPKQVNVRANYIGADAQTVEDAVTTILEREINGAEGLRYITSSSSNDGTSSITATFESTRDQDIAAVDVQNRVSLAEPQLPDTVLQTGVSVSKESSNFLLGFGLYSDTKEYDSTFLSNYADLYVVNALKSVDGVGNVQIFGERKYAMRLWLDPNRLASRNLTAQDVVDALQEQNIQVGAGQIGQPPIDSTQQFQLDLRAISQLRNVSEFEDLVIATGDSGNLVKLSDVGRAELGAENYSTFLRFRGNEAVGLGIVQIPGSNALEVARGVKATMEELSQDFPPGMIYDIGFDTTDFVEQSLVGVIWTLVQAVGLVVLVIFVFLQDWRTTIIPAITIPISLIGTFAFIKIFGFSINSLTLFGLTLATGMVVDDAIVIVEDISDRIQNRGMDPKLAALEAMKELTGAVIATSLVLMAVFIPVAFFPGTTGALYRQFALTIAFAIAVSTFNALTLTPTLSGLLLRRNATLPDWLGWLRWGFRQFNRFLDSMRRVYGRSLQWMNRFKYLVLAIFAALLALTAWLYQTVPSAFLPDEDQGYFITLVRGPEGVSLNYTSDVMRQIEEKLLPIPEVRATFAVGGFGFSGSTANSGIIFTTLKPWSERKDPEKSALAIIGRVQGELSQISEANILPLNPPSIQGLGSFGGFQFQLQDRRGNLEISQLVENMGALLGAANQRPEIAAAFSTYAANTPQIEVDINRDQAKSLQVDIDDIFNTLQTYLGSQFVNNFTLGRRTYRVYVQADEQFRSNPEDINNLYVRSNDDQIIPLSNLVTTTTQTGAQTINHYNLNRSIEINGIPAPGASSGQVIKAMETVADQTLPPGLGYEWSGTSLEEIESGGQAAIIFGLGLFLVFLVLAAQYESFVDPTIIMLSVPLAVLGALIAQSIRGLPNDVYCQIGLVMLIGLASKNSILIVEFANLLREQGLPIRKAAFEAAQQRLRPILMTAISTLIGIFPLVIASGAGAASRRSLGTAVFGGMFIATFLSLFVVPILYIVIKGLVDHIRPRHPDSDRPALEPSPTSTGASQR; encoded by the coding sequence ATGCTCGTCAACTTTTTCATCAAACGTCCGGTTTTCACCACGGTCTGTGCCTTAATTATTCTGTTGATGGGATTGGTGTGTATTCCGACGCTACCGGTTGCTCAATACCCTGATATCAGCCCCAAGCAAGTGAACGTGAGGGCAAACTACATTGGGGCCGATGCCCAGACGGTTGAAGATGCGGTTACCACCATTTTAGAGCGGGAGATTAACGGGGCTGAAGGACTGCGCTACATCACTTCCAGCAGCAGCAACGACGGCACCAGTTCGATTACTGCGACCTTTGAGTCCACCCGCGATCAAGATATTGCAGCCGTTGATGTCCAAAATCGTGTGTCCCTAGCAGAGCCACAGCTTCCAGATACGGTGCTGCAAACAGGGGTTAGCGTCAGCAAGGAGTCCAGTAATTTTCTGCTGGGTTTCGGGCTCTACAGTGACACGAAAGAATACGACAGTACGTTCTTGAGCAATTATGCCGATCTTTATGTTGTTAACGCCCTTAAAAGCGTCGACGGGGTCGGCAACGTTCAGATTTTTGGAGAACGAAAGTATGCGATGCGGCTGTGGCTGGACCCTAATCGCCTAGCCAGCCGCAACCTTACGGCTCAAGATGTGGTTGATGCGCTCCAAGAGCAAAACATTCAGGTGGGAGCAGGGCAGATTGGTCAGCCTCCTATCGATAGCACACAGCAGTTTCAGCTTGATCTGCGGGCGATTAGCCAGCTTAGAAACGTCTCTGAATTCGAAGATTTGGTGATTGCCACAGGTGACAGCGGCAATCTGGTTAAGCTTTCTGACGTTGGGCGGGCCGAGCTAGGGGCAGAAAACTACAGTACCTTCCTGCGATTTCGCGGTAATGAGGCAGTGGGTCTAGGAATTGTCCAGATTCCAGGGAGTAATGCACTAGAGGTCGCGCGGGGCGTCAAAGCGACCATGGAGGAGCTGTCTCAGGACTTCCCTCCTGGGATGATTTACGATATCGGTTTCGACACCACAGATTTTGTTGAGCAGTCCTTGGTGGGCGTCATCTGGACCTTGGTGCAGGCTGTGGGCTTGGTGGTCTTAGTAATCTTTGTCTTTTTGCAGGACTGGCGCACCACTATTATTCCTGCCATCACGATTCCCATTTCGCTGATTGGCACCTTTGCGTTCATTAAAATCTTTGGCTTTTCGATTAATAGCCTGACGTTGTTTGGTCTCACACTCGCCACCGGAATGGTAGTGGATGATGCCATTGTTATTGTCGAAGATATCTCCGATCGCATCCAGAATCGAGGTATGGATCCAAAGCTGGCCGCGCTGGAAGCAATGAAAGAGTTAACGGGCGCGGTGATTGCCACCTCGCTAGTGTTGATGGCAGTGTTTATTCCGGTGGCGTTTTTCCCTGGGACGACGGGGGCGCTATATCGCCAGTTTGCACTCACGATTGCCTTTGCTATTGCAGTCTCCACCTTCAACGCTCTGACGTTGACGCCAACCCTGTCAGGGCTACTGCTGCGACGAAATGCAACCCTTCCTGACTGGCTGGGATGGCTGAGATGGGGCTTTCGGCAATTTAATCGATTCCTAGACAGCATGAGGCGGGTCTACGGGCGATCGCTCCAGTGGATGAATCGGTTCAAGTACCTTGTCCTCGCTATCTTTGCAGCGCTGCTCGCTTTGACGGCGTGGCTCTATCAGACCGTTCCTTCGGCTTTCTTACCAGACGAAGATCAAGGCTATTTCATTACGCTTGTTCGTGGTCCTGAAGGCGTGTCGCTCAACTACACCAGCGATGTGATGCGGCAGATCGAAGAGAAACTGCTGCCGATTCCCGAAGTGCGGGCTACCTTTGCCGTCGGCGGGTTTGGGTTTAGTGGCAGTACAGCGAATAGTGGCATCATTTTTACAACCCTCAAACCTTGGTCTGAGCGCAAAGATCCTGAGAAATCAGCCCTGGCTATTATTGGGCGTGTGCAGGGTGAGCTATCTCAAATCTCTGAGGCCAATATCTTGCCGCTCAATCCGCCCTCGATTCAAGGTTTAGGCAGCTTTGGCGGTTTTCAGTTTCAACTTCAAGATCGCCGAGGCAATCTTGAAATCAGTCAGCTCGTCGAAAATATGGGGGCGTTATTAGGGGCCGCTAATCAGCGACCCGAGATCGCAGCAGCTTTCAGCACCTATGCTGCCAACACGCCTCAAATTGAAGTGGACATTAACCGTGATCAAGCGAAGTCTCTTCAGGTCGATATTGACGATATTTTCAATACCCTCCAGACCTATCTCGGCTCTCAGTTTGTCAATAATTTCACCCTTGGACGCCGCACCTATCGCGTTTATGTGCAGGCAGACGAGCAGTTCCGGTCTAATCCAGAAGACATCAATAACCTCTACGTGCGCTCCAATGACGATCAGATTATTCCTCTGAGTAACCTTGTCACAACAACGACTCAAACCGGTGCTCAAACCATTAATCACTACAATCTCAACCGCTCCATTGAAATCAACGGGATACCTGCCCCGGGCGCAAGTTCCGGTCAGGTGATCAAGGCGATGGAAACGGTGGCTGACCAAACCCTCCCTCCTGGATTAGGGTACGAGTGGTCGGGCACTTCATTAGAAGAGATTGAGTCTGGAGGGCAGGCTGCAATCATCTTTGGCCTGGGTCTGTTTTTAGTCTTTTTGGTGCTAGCGGCTCAATACGAGAGCTTTGTCGATCCCACCATCATCATGCTGTCGGTGCCTTTAGCCGTTCTGGGCGCTCTGATTGCTCAGTCAATACGAGGACTACCCAACGATGTCTACTGTCAAATTGGGCTAGTGATGCTGATTGGTTTGGCGAGCAAGAACTCGATCCTGATTGTTGAGTTTGCCAATCTATTGCGAGAACA